Genomic window (Pseudomonadota bacterium):
CGCCCTGCGACACGGCGTCCCCGGTCTTCGCGTCGTCGCCGCCGCAGGCTGGCGCCGAGAGCCCGGCGAGCGCCGCGGCCGCGAGCGGCAGGAGCCGCGGGGCCCGGATCACCTCACGACCTCGCCGAGCGCGTCGGCGTAGGCGTCGAGCTTCTCGCGCGAGACGCACTCGGTCACGGCGACGAGGAACGTGTCGTCGCGGGCGGGATCGAACAGCCCGAGGTCGACGCCGGCGAGGAACCCCTTCTCCTCCATGCGGCGGAGGATCGGGGCGGCCTTCCCCTTCGATGCGCGGACCGCGAACTCGTTGAACGTCGGCCCGCTGAACCTCGGCGCGAGGCCGGAGATCTTCGCGACGCGGGCCTTGAGATACTCCGCCCGGGCGAGGCAGGCGCGCGCGGTCTCGGCGAAGCCGGCGCGCCCGAGCAGGCTCAGGTTGATCGCGACGGCGAGCGCGCACAGCCCGTGGTTCGTGCAGATGTTCGACGTCGCCTTCTCGCGGCGGATGTGCTGCTCGCGCGTGGACAGCGTGAGGACGAACCCGGTCTCGCCGGCGACGTCGACGGTCTTCCCGCACAGCCGCCCCGGCATCTGGCGGAGCAGGTTCTTGTCGTTCCGGATCGCGAAGACGCCGAGCCCGGGCCCGCCGAAGGAGACCGGCACGCCGAGCGCCTGCCCCTCGCACGTCGCGATGTCGGCGCCGACCGCGCCGGGCGGGGCGAGGACGCCGAACGCGTACGGATCCGGCGTCGTCGTGACGGTGAGGGCGCCGGCGGCCGCCGCGACGCGGGCGATCTCGTCCACGCGCTCGACGACCCCGAAGAAGTTCGGGTAGCCGACGATCACGCACGCGGTCTCCGCGTCGACCGCCGCGGCGACGGCCTCGGGGGGCGTCGCGCCGGTGGCGTCGTCCACGTCGACGACCACCATCTTCGGCGCGTCGGCGTCCGCCGCGCGGAGGTACGTCCCGAGGACCTCGCGGTACTCCGGGTGCACTCCCGCGGAGACGACGATCTTGGCGCGGCCCTTGACCCGGCGGGCCATGAGCGCCGCCTCGGTCGCGGTCGTCGCGCCGTCGTACATCGAGGCGTTCGCGACGTCCATGCCAAGGACGCGGCACGCCATCGTCTGGAACTCGAAGATCGCCTGGAGCGTCCCCTGGCTGACCTCGGGCTGGTACGGCGTGTACGCGGTGTAGAACTCGGACCTGAGCAGCAGCTGATCCACGGCGGGCGACACGTGGTGGCAGTAGGCGCCGGCGCCGAGGAACGACGCCCTCCCCCCGGCCGGGGCCGGGCCGGCGAGCGCCTCGAGGTGCTCCACGAGCTCGGCCTCGGACATCGCGGGCGGGAGGTCGAGCTCGCCCTTGAACCGCAGCCCTGCGGGGATCTGCTCGAACAGCTCGTCGACGCTCTTCGCGCCGATCTTCTCCAACATCACCTGGATGTCGGACGCGGAGTGTGGGATGTACCGCACGGTTTCACCTCGTCCGTCGGGGGTTCAGCCCTCGAGGCTCTCGACGTGGGCCTTGTAGGCGGCGGCGTCCAAGAGCTTCTCGAGCTCGGCCGGCGCGCCGACCTCGATCTTCAGCATCCAGCCCGCGCCGTAGCAGTCCTCGTTGACGCTCTGGGGCGCGTCGTCGAGCGCGCCGTTGATCTCGGCGACCTTGCCGGACAGCGGCGAGAAGAGATCGGAGACCGCCTTGACCGACTCGACGGTCCCGATCGCGGCGCCCGCCTGGACGCTCGCGCCGACGGTCGGCAGATCGACGAGGGTGATGTCGCCGAGCGCGTGCACGGCGAACTCGGTGATGCCGACGGTCGCGACCTTGCCGTCGACCTTTGCCCACTCGTGGTCCTTGGTGAAGCGGAGGTTGTTCGGAATGTTCATGGCTCTCTCCCGTGTCCCGTCGCGGCTCACGCGGGCCGCTTGTAGAAAGGAGTCTTCACGATCGCGGCCTCGATCACCTTGCCGCGGATCACGACGCCGACGCGATCGCCAACCTTGTATCCCGGATTGGGCAGATACGCGAGGCCGATGTTCTTTCCGAGCGTCGGCGACGGCGCGCCGGACGTCACCTGGCCTATCGGCTGCGCCTCGGGGCCTGCGCCGGCGGCGACGACCGGGTAGCCGTGGCGGGCGATCCCCTTGCCGATCATCTCGAGGCCGAGGAGCCGGCGCTTGATCCCCTGCTCCTTCTGCGCGACGAGGGCGGCGCGGCCGTTGAAGTCGCCGACGTCCCACTTCACCGTCCAGCCGAGCTGCGCCTCGAGCGGCGTCGTGGTCAGGTCGATGTCGTTGCCGTAGAGCATGAGCTTGCCCTCGAGCCGAAGCGTGTCCCGGGCGCCGAGGCCGATGGGCGTGAGGCCGAGCGGCGCGCCGGCCTCCATCACGGCCCGGAACACCGCCACCATGTCCTCGTTGGCCGCGTAGATCTCGACGCCGTCCTCGGCGGTGTAGCCGGTCCTGGAGACGAGGCAGGGCTTGCCGGCGAGCGTCCCCTCCTGGAAGTGGAAGAACTCGAGCCCGGTGAACGCCGCGCCGCCCGGGACGCGGCCCACGATCTCGAACGCCTTGGGCCCCTGCAGGGCGATCTGCCCGGTCTCGTAGCTCTTGTCGGTGACGGTCACCTCGCCGCGCACGTACTTCCTGACGTGCGCGAGGTCCTTGTCGTGGCACGCCGCGTTCACGACGAGCAGGACGCGCTCCTCGCCGTAGCGGTAGACGAGGAGATCGTCGACGATGACGCCCTCGGGCGTGCACATCGGCGTGTAGCAGATCTGGCCGTCGGCCAGCCCCTTGACGTCGTTCGTCACGAGCCAGTGGGCGTACTCGAGCGCGTCCGGCCCGTCGAGCCAGAACTCGCACATGTGGCTCACGTCGAGGAGGCCGGCCGCCTTGCGCACGGTGTTGTGCTCCTCGATGATCCCGGCGAACTGCACCGGCATCTCGTAGCCGGCGAACGGGACAATCTTGCCACCGGCCTTCTTCATCTCCTCGAACAGCGGGGTGCGGCGCAGCGGTTCGTCCATGATCTCCTCCTCGAGCGGGTGCTCCGGTCGTTTCCGGGGCGAGATTAGTCCGCTTGCGCGGTCGAAACAAGGTCAAATTCCGCGGGAAACCGGGCCCGGGAGGGCGCCGTCAGGAGCTTTCCCGCTCGATCGCGCGGCGCACGACGGGGGGCAGGAACACGTCCCCGAGATCGAGCGCCGCGAGCGCGGCGGCGAGCGTCGCGATCCGCTCCTGGAGCGGGGCGCGGGAGTCGACGAACACGACGCGCCGTTCGTTGATCGTGCACAGCCCGCCGCGGGCCCCGCTCGCGTCCTCGGCGCCGAGGAGCGACTCGCAGCGCAGCTCGACCCCGCACCGCGCGACCTGCTCCTCGAGCAGCCGGAGGAGGTTGCGATCGTCTTCGGCGGACATGGGGGCATCATACCTCCGCGCGCGCCGAGGAGCGAGCGCACGGCCCTCGTCGCCTCCGAACCGCGCCACCAGCGCCGCGGCCAGGATGGCCAAGCCCGGCGGGCTTCCTGTCGTTCCGGTTCGAGAGCCCGAAGGGCTTCTCCTCCGAAGGAGGAATTCTGGCCGCGATCCTCGTGGGCGCGGCGGAAGAAGGTGCGATCTCCGCCTCGTCGAAACGTCCGCTTCGTCCATGGACACGACTTCAAGGTCGCAGAATGCGACCTTTGACACCGGCCGCGGCCGACCCCGCCCCCGCTTTCTTCTAGCCGATGTTCCGGGGATCGACCTTCGGCGGCACGCCGAACACCTCCCCGTACCGCGCGACGTACGAGTCCTTGCCGCACAGGAGGAGCGCTCCGAGGGGCGCGACCGCCTCGACGGCGCGGCGCATCTCCCCCGCGAGGGCGCGGATGTCCCACTGGGCGTGCTCGTCCTCGCGCAGGCGGGCGAAGTGGTACAGCTCGCGGAGGTTCAGAGTCGCGAGCACGCGCCGCCTGTGGGCGTTCGTGAGGGCGTACGGCGCGGCGGCCGGGTGCACCGCCGCAAGCTCCCGGTGCACCGCCTCCGCGCGGGACGCCATGGCGCGCAGGGCGGGCTCCATCCCGGCCTCGGCGATCGAGGGCGGGATCGTCAGCCCGAGCTCGGGATCGTACGGCCGGACCGAGAGGGTGGCGAGGCGGTGGCGCTTGAGCTGGGCGAAGCACGCGGCCGAGACGACGAGCTCGAAGGTGAACGCGACGTGCTCGAACTCCCGCAGCGGCGCGTCGAAGAACTCCATGCGCCGCATCGCCGCCTCGAAGAGGCGCCGCAGCCTCGGCTCGTCGAGCGC
Coding sequences:
- the gcvT gene encoding glycine cleavage system aminomethyltransferase GcvT; this translates as MDEPLRRTPLFEEMKKAGGKIVPFAGYEMPVQFAGIIEEHNTVRKAAGLLDVSHMCEFWLDGPDALEYAHWLVTNDVKGLADGQICYTPMCTPEGVIVDDLLVYRYGEERVLLVVNAACHDKDLAHVRKYVRGEVTVTDKSYETGQIALQGPKAFEIVGRVPGGAAFTGLEFFHFQEGTLAGKPCLVSRTGYTAEDGVEIYAANEDMVAVFRAVMEAGAPLGLTPIGLGARDTLRLEGKLMLYGNDIDLTTTPLEAQLGWTVKWDVGDFNGRAALVAQKEQGIKRRLLGLEMIGKGIARHGYPVVAAGAGPEAQPIGQVTSGAPSPTLGKNIGLAYLPNPGYKVGDRVGVVIRGKVIEAAIVKTPFYKRPA
- the gcvH gene encoding glycine cleavage system protein GcvH; translation: MNIPNNLRFTKDHEWAKVDGKVATVGITEFAVHALGDITLVDLPTVGASVQAGAAIGTVESVKAVSDLFSPLSGKVAEINGALDDAPQSVNEDCYGAGWMLKIEVGAPAELEKLLDAAAYKAHVESLEG
- the gcvPA gene encoding aminomethyl-transferring glycine dehydrogenase subunit GcvPA, producing the protein MRYIPHSASDIQVMLEKIGAKSVDELFEQIPAGLRFKGELDLPPAMSEAELVEHLEALAGPAPAGGRASFLGAGAYCHHVSPAVDQLLLRSEFYTAYTPYQPEVSQGTLQAIFEFQTMACRVLGMDVANASMYDGATTATEAALMARRVKGRAKIVVSAGVHPEYREVLGTYLRAADADAPKMVVVDVDDATGATPPEAVAAAVDAETACVIVGYPNFFGVVERVDEIARVAAAAGALTVTTTPDPYAFGVLAPPGAVGADIATCEGQALGVPVSFGGPGLGVFAIRNDKNLLRQMPGRLCGKTVDVAGETGFVLTLSTREQHIRREKATSNICTNHGLCALAVAINLSLLGRAGFAETARACLARAEYLKARVAKISGLAPRFSGPTFNEFAVRASKGKAAPILRRMEEKGFLAGVDLGLFDPARDDTFLVAVTECVSREKLDAYADALGEVVR